Proteins from one Chloroflexota bacterium genomic window:
- a CDS encoding DUF433 domain-containing protein: MKPTKTRSTNPKNSKKKLVREVYRDESYEYYPLGKHVVAAPGVCGGRPTFKYTRLEVSIILSLIAAGETVEQVVRAYSRSRLTPEAVSEAIRLADKALVRFAKVLQPVS, encoded by the coding sequence GTGAAACCGACTAAAACAAGATCAACTAATCCTAAAAACTCAAAGAAAAAACTTGTGCGAGAAGTGTACAGGGATGAATCTTATGAATACTACCCGCTTGGCAAGCACGTCGTGGCCGCGCCGGGCGTGTGTGGTGGGCGACCGACTTTCAAATATACACGCTTGGAAGTGAGCATTATTTTATCCCTAATCGCCGCAGGCGAAACGGTTGAACAGGTCGTCCGGGCCTATTCGCGTAGCCGGCTCACCCCGGAAGCCGTATCAGAAGCAATTCGCCTGGCCGACAAAGCCCTCGTTCGCTTTGCGAAAGTTTTACAGCCAGTGTCATGA
- a CDS encoding ABC transporter permease — protein MRSKLNTASWGLKAAAVGALVFLNFPILIIALYAFTTDETTFSFPPPGLTPAWFGVAWTRLMDGCTSFLNCDTELWKALSLSFQVAASATGLALVMGSLTALAVHRSKFFGRETISFLVILPIALPGIVTGIALRSALSLMDIPFSYFTIVVGHATFCIVTVYNNVIARLRRTGFSQIEASMDLGANTFQTFRYILLPTIATALLAGGMLAFALSFDEVIVTTFTAGQQATLPIWIFSQLVRPRDRPVTNVVALLVVSLTAIPILLAHRLTTRDSFN, from the coding sequence ATGCGCTCTAAACTCAACACGGCTTCGTGGGGCCTCAAAGCCGCCGCAGTGGGGGCGCTGGTCTTTCTGAACTTCCCCATCCTCATCATCGCCCTCTACGCCTTCACCACCGACGAGACTACCTTCAGCTTTCCGCCACCCGGCCTCACCCCCGCCTGGTTTGGCGTGGCCTGGACCCGGCTGATGGACGGATGCACCTCCTTCCTGAATTGCGACACCGAGCTTTGGAAGGCGCTCTCGCTCTCGTTTCAGGTGGCGGCCTCGGCCACCGGCCTGGCCCTGGTGATGGGGAGCCTCACGGCCCTGGCCGTCCACCGCAGTAAATTCTTTGGCCGCGAAACCATCTCGTTTCTGGTCATCCTGCCCATTGCCTTGCCGGGCATCGTCACCGGCATTGCCCTGCGCTCGGCCCTGAGCCTGATGGACATTCCCTTCAGCTATTTCACCATCGTGGTCGGCCACGCCACCTTTTGCATCGTCACTGTCTACAACAACGTCATCGCCCGCCTGCGCCGCACCGGCTTTTCGCAAATCGAGGCCTCGATGGACCTGGGAGCCAACACCTTCCAAACCTTCCGCTACATTCTTCTGCCCACCATTGCCACCGCCCTGCTGGCCGGGGGCATGCTGGCCTTCGCCCTGTCGTTCGACGAAGTCATTGTCACCACCTTCACCGCCGGGCAACAAGCCACCCTGCCTATCTGGATTTTCAGCCAACTGGTGAGGCCGCGCGACCGGCCCGTGACCAACGTCGTGGCCCTGTTGGTCGTCAGCCTCACCGCCATTCCCATTCTGCTGGCCCACCGGCTGACGACTCGCGATTCGTTCAATTAA
- a CDS encoding ABC transporter permease gives MATTPASQNDLWRQLSTFFYRRPVLSLIFLLAPPLVWLGVVYLGSLFALVVQSFYHLDGFTGLVIREFTLATYAELFTPANFDVTLRTAGMAATVTVAAAIIAFPLAYYIARYATGQTKAFLYLAVLLPLWSSYLIRVYAWKLILAKEGIISWLVTQVGLQGALDWVLGLPVIGGPSLSVSALGMFLVFVYVWLPYMILPIQAALERVPKSLIEAAGDLGARPGETFRTVILPLAFPGVVAGSIFTFSLTLGDFIIPGAIGNSSYFIGQVVLVQQGTAGNIPLAAAFTVIPMVIMGIYLVIARKLGAFDAL, from the coding sequence ATGGCAACGACTCCCGCATCTCAAAACGATCTCTGGCGGCAACTTTCTACCTTTTTCTACCGCCGCCCTGTCTTATCCCTCATCTTTTTATTAGCGCCGCCTTTAGTCTGGCTGGGCGTGGTCTATCTCGGCTCGCTCTTCGCCCTCGTCGTCCAAAGTTTCTATCACCTCGACGGCTTCACCGGCCTCGTCATCCGCGAGTTCACGCTTGCCACCTACGCCGAATTATTCACCCCGGCCAACTTCGATGTCACCCTGCGCACCGCCGGCATGGCCGCCACTGTGACCGTCGCCGCGGCGATCATCGCCTTCCCGCTAGCCTACTACATAGCCCGCTACGCAACCGGGCAAACCAAAGCCTTCCTCTACCTGGCCGTCCTGCTTCCGTTGTGGTCGAGCTACCTCATCCGGGTTTATGCCTGGAAGCTGATTTTGGCTAAAGAAGGGATCATTAGCTGGCTCGTCACCCAAGTGGGCCTGCAGGGGGCGCTGGACTGGGTGCTCGGTCTGCCCGTCATCGGCGGCCCGTCCCTGTCGGTGTCGGCCCTGGGCATGTTTCTGGTCTTCGTCTACGTCTGGCTTCCTTACATGATCCTGCCCATCCAGGCCGCGCTGGAGCGCGTGCCAAAGTCGTTGATCGAGGCGGCGGGAGACCTGGGGGCGCGGCCCGGCGAAACCTTCCGCACCGTGATTCTGCCCCTAGCCTTTCCGGGGGTGGTCGCCGGTTCCATCTTCACCTTTTCGCTCACCCTGGGCGACTTTATCATCCCAGGCGCAATCGGCAACTCCAGTTACTTTATCGGCCAGGTGGTGTTAGTACAACAAGGAACAGCGGGCAACATTCCGCTGGCCGCCGCCTTCACCGTCATTCCAATGGTCATCATGGGCATCTATCTCGTCATTGCCAGAAAGCTGGGGGCCTTCGATGCGCTCTAA
- a CDS encoding ABC transporter ATP-binding protein — MTVSNLSSIPAVRFINVSRHFGEVRAVDGLNLDILDGEFFSMLGPSGSGKTTCLRLIAGFELPTSGRVELHGQEVTDLPPYERDVNTVFQDYALFPHMSVGENVAYGLMIKNVPKAERERRVDEMLELVRLPGLAKRRPSQLSGGQRQRVALARALINHPRVLLLDEPLGALDLKLRQQMQIELKAIQKQVGVTFVFVTHDQEEALTMSDRLAVFNRGKVEQIGSPADVYERPATAFVAGFVGISNLINGQTARAITGSASTFSIRPEKIHIRDVNATASENECATPGRIRDVVYLGMHTRYLVEMEGGGELTVVEQNLHATSMDVLAARGRPVKLVWERAHNRPVSVEIRD, encoded by the coding sequence GTGACTGTTTCAAACCTTTCTTCCATTCCCGCCGTCCGTTTCATCAACGTCAGCCGCCATTTTGGCGAGGTGCGCGCCGTTGACGGCCTCAACCTCGATATTCTCGACGGTGAATTTTTCTCCATGCTTGGCCCGTCCGGCTCCGGCAAGACCACCTGCCTGCGCCTGATCGCCGGCTTTGAACTGCCCACTTCGGGCCGCGTTGAACTGCACGGCCAGGAGGTGACCGACCTGCCGCCTTACGAGCGGGACGTGAACACCGTCTTTCAGGACTACGCCCTCTTTCCGCACATGAGCGTCGGCGAAAATGTTGCTTACGGCCTCATGATCAAAAATGTGCCTAAAGCGGAGCGCGAGCGGCGGGTGGACGAAATGCTCGAACTGGTTCGACTGCCCGGCCTGGCGAAACGCCGGCCTTCGCAACTTTCTGGCGGCCAGCGCCAGCGGGTGGCCCTGGCCCGCGCCCTCATCAACCACCCCCGGGTGCTCCTGCTCGACGAGCCGCTCGGCGCGCTCGACCTGAAACTGCGCCAGCAAATGCAAATCGAACTCAAGGCCATCCAAAAACAAGTCGGCGTCACCTTCGTCTTTGTCACCCACGATCAGGAAGAAGCCCTGACGATGAGCGACCGGCTGGCCGTGTTCAATCGCGGCAAAGTCGAACAAATCGGGTCGCCCGCCGATGTGTATGAGCGGCCGGCCACCGCCTTCGTGGCCGGGTTCGTCGGCATCTCCAACCTCATCAACGGGCAAACCGCCAGGGCCATCACCGGCTCGGCCAGCACCTTCTCCATCCGGCCAGAAAAGATTCACATTCGTGACGTGAATGCGACGGCGTCGGAGAATGAGTGCGCCACGCCGGGCCGCATTCGCGATGTTGTGTATCTGGGAATGCACACCCGCTATCTGGTTGAAATGGAGGGTGGTGGTGAGTTAACGGTCGTTGAGCAGAACCTGCACGCGACCTCGATGGACGTGCTGGCCGCCCGTGGCCGCCCGGTGAAGCTGGTGTGGGAGCGTGCCCACAACCGGCCGGTGAGTGTGGAGATTAGAGATTAG
- a CDS encoding ABC transporter substrate-binding protein → MVSLLLAACGPTPTPETVEVTRVVEVQGETVVQEVIITATPEPVVEAGGPLQTIGDGEGEVSIVAWAGYIENGSTDPAYDWVTGFEADTGCKVNVKTAGTSDEMVALMNEGGFDLVTASGDASNRLIAGGRVQEINIDLIPSWGTVDERLQNAPWHTVDGKHYGVPYQWGPNVLMYNTEVFGEQPPTSWNVVFEETTLPDGESNKGRVQAYDGPIYVADAAMYLMAHNPELGIKDPYALNRDQFNAALNLLRQQRELVGRYWHDAFIQMDDFTNEGVAASSSWPFQVNFLQFSNVPVASIVPEEGATGWADTTMMHVDAPHPNCAYKWLEHSLNPKLQGDLAAWFGSVPAVPAACAGNELLTDAGCATNGFENFSKINFWKTPTTDCGDGKQDCVPYYEWVTSYVAVIGGR, encoded by the coding sequence ATGGTCAGCCTGTTGCTGGCCGCCTGCGGCCCGACGCCCACCCCGGAAACTGTGGAAGTCACCCGCGTGGTGGAAGTGCAGGGAGAGACGGTGGTGCAGGAAGTGATCATCACCGCCACTCCCGAACCGGTCGTGGAAGCCGGCGGGCCATTGCAGACGATTGGCGACGGCGAAGGCGAAGTGTCAATCGTGGCCTGGGCCGGCTATATTGAAAATGGCTCGACCGACCCGGCCTATGACTGGGTGACCGGCTTCGAGGCCGATACCGGATGCAAAGTCAACGTCAAGACCGCCGGCACCTCGGACGAAATGGTGGCTCTGATGAACGAAGGCGGCTTCGACCTCGTCACCGCTTCGGGCGACGCCAGCAACCGCCTGATCGCCGGCGGGCGGGTGCAAGAGATCAACATTGATCTCATCCCAAGTTGGGGCACGGTGGACGAGCGCCTGCAAAACGCGCCCTGGCACACGGTAGACGGCAAGCACTACGGCGTGCCTTACCAGTGGGGGCCGAACGTGCTCATGTACAACACCGAAGTCTTTGGCGAGCAGCCGCCCACCAGTTGGAACGTGGTCTTTGAGGAGACGACACTGCCCGACGGCGAGTCGAACAAAGGCCGTGTCCAGGCCTACGACGGCCCGATTTACGTGGCCGACGCCGCGATGTACCTGATGGCCCACAACCCCGAGCTTGGCATCAAAGACCCGTATGCCCTCAACCGCGATCAGTTCAACGCCGCCCTTAATCTCTTGCGGCAACAGCGAGAACTGGTAGGCCGCTACTGGCACGATGCCTTCATCCAAATGGATGATTTCACCAACGAAGGGGTGGCCGCCTCCAGTTCCTGGCCCTTCCAGGTTAACTTCCTGCAGTTCAGCAACGTGCCGGTCGCCAGCATCGTCCCCGAAGAGGGCGCTACCGGCTGGGCCGACACGACTATGATGCACGTGGATGCCCCCCATCCCAATTGCGCCTACAAGTGGCTGGAGCATTCGCTCAACCCCAAACTGCAAGGCGACCTGGCCGCCTGGTTTGGTTCGGTGCCGGCAGTGCCCGCCGCCTGCGCCGGCAACGAATTGCTGACCGACGCCGGCTGCGCCACCAACGGCTTCGAGAACTTCAGCAAGATCAACTTCTGGAAGACGCCCACCACCGACTGCGGTGACGGCAAACAAGACTGCGTGCCGTATTACGAATGGGTCACCAGCTACGTGGCCGTGATCGGCGGACGCTAA
- a CDS encoding DUF3800 domain-containing protein, producing the protein MKTLYMDWSGDPGFKFNRGSSKFLAFACLATTAGFAEPLKKLRDDYRLGSNFYFHFKNASELIKPAFFSLLAQTDITAVALRVDKPALGQDWRKMRGDDLVAHFVAETVAEMPAESIDNAVLLIDGSRDEVALQQRIRIAVSDKLRRVGSTLLKDIRVRPAREEDGLQVADMLAGATASEHIGDNALLGYLHDKAKLIDFTGK; encoded by the coding sequence ATGAAGACACTTTACATGGATTGGTCAGGCGACCCCGGTTTCAAATTCAATCGAGGTTCGTCCAAGTTTCTTGCTTTTGCCTGTCTTGCTACTACTGCCGGTTTTGCGGAACCTTTGAAAAAGCTTCGCGATGACTATAGGCTTGGCAGCAATTTCTATTTCCACTTCAAGAACGCTTCAGAACTGATCAAGCCCGCCTTTTTTTCTTTGCTGGCTCAAACAGATATTACGGCTGTTGCGTTGCGAGTTGACAAACCTGCTCTTGGGCAGGATTGGCGCAAAATGCGGGGCGACGACCTGGTAGCGCACTTCGTCGCCGAAACTGTTGCCGAAATGCCTGCCGAGTCGATTGATAACGCGGTCTTGCTCATTGACGGAAGTCGAGACGAAGTTGCTCTGCAGCAAAGAATACGAATTGCCGTATCAGACAAATTGCGACGCGTTGGCTCAACCCTGCTCAAAGATATCCGGGTGAGGCCAGCGCGTGAAGAAGACGGCCTGCAAGTAGCCGATATGCTGGCAGGCGCGACGGCAAGCGAGCACATTGGCGACAATGCCCTCCTTGGCTACTTGCACGACAAGGCTAAACTGATAGACTTCACGGGGAAATAA